Within Coregonus clupeaformis isolate EN_2021a unplaced genomic scaffold, ASM2061545v1 scaf1019, whole genome shotgun sequence, the genomic segment gcatagtcaatttacacacagctctgacacacacacacttaccccaccagacatgccaccaggggtcttttcacggtccccaaatccagaacaaattcaagaaagcgtacagtattatatagagaaacctggtttcaaaaaacagataaagcaacacctcacggcacaacgccgctcccctatttgacctagatagtttgtgtgtatgtattgatatgtaggctatgtgtgcctttaAAAATTTTTTTATGTAGttattgtctattaatgttctgtattatgtaatgtttcatgttttgtgtggaccccaggaagagtagctgctgcttttgcaacagctaatggggatcctaataaaataaaccccccaaaaaatcggTGTGTGAATCTGGGCCAGTGATAGGCTACTTTGTTTTTACAGAGGAGCTGGTACGCAAATCCCCCAGAATTAGAAGTGCCAGTATGGTGTGCCGGACAGTTCCGGACAGTCAAGCACTGGTTAAGACATATTCAGCACTGGATTATAATTAATTTCTGTCTGGTTTCTGTTAGCAACTGTTTTATGTTTATTTTCGGATGACAGTCCAGAGCCATTGTGAGTGACAGGCAGTCTATTAACCTACCTTACACAGTCTATAGACTGACCTCATACTGCTGTGATAAGTGTTGTCATTGTAAATTTCTGTCTTCCTACTCAGGAATCCAAAGATGACTTCAGCTACCAGCTTGCTGTTTTTTGCAATCAATTTTGCCTGTATCAGAGCTGAAAATTCCTCTGAGAGTAAGTTGTGCCATGAATGCCATAATAATGGTTATAAAATGTTATATAAAAAAATAGTTTTCAGATGATTGTTACCTTTCTCTGTGGTTTGGGAGAACtgtgtataatttttttaaccaaaatatcaatAAGATTGGTCACATGATAAAACTGACTACAATAACAGTAATTCTCTCTTGTATTAATGTCAATTTCTTTCTCTGATATTTTACTAACAGAATTTGTCAAACTGGAGTGTAAAACAGAATACCATGGGGTTTATGGTCAGCAGTCAATTCTAGAGTGCGTTGTCAAACCAGTGGATGAGAATGTGACCATCATAACGGTGACCTGGAAGAGAGTGGGAGCTGCTGCTGATAATTTGTTGGAATACCATAAAGATAAAATGATCCCAACCCCTGGGTTTAAATTTGCTGAGCCATCCTGGAACAAGAAGAATATGAATGTGTCCTTGTTGTTGACAAATACCAAGATGGCCGACAATGGGGAGTATGAATGCGAGGTGGAAACAGATGTTGGGACTGACAAAGCTACACCCAGCCTCAGTGTCACAGGTGAGTCATAGACCGTCTACAGTGTCATTTTAGGAAAATATACACATTTTTCAACACCGGTTCATGAAAGGAGCAAACTAAACATGTGAGATATTCAGCCAAGCTTGGAGTGCAATAGAAGAATAGACAACTTCTTTTTTTTAATGTGTCTCGGCTCATAGCTTATGATGCCCATATGCTGAAATCCTTTGGAAAGTTCTATTCAACTTCCAttgttgtcacacacacacacacacacacacacacacacacacacacacacacacacacacacacacacacacacacacacacacacacacacacacacgtgcacacaacCATACAACCACTAAGTCTTGCATCGAGGATAGAATTGTGAAATACAGTAGAACAGGCTTTTCATTTCTAAGAAAGCACTTCCATACATTTATGATACAAAATTGATAAGGATGTTTATTCTGTAATATTCTCAGGGGGAGTTCAGATCTATTTGTAAGTGTGTGATTGGACAGCACAGCAGGAGCGTTGTTTACTTTCTGTTTCAGAATGACATTGCTCAAATGGTACACAGTAGTACCACGTCCACCACTAGCCTCCATAATGCCATTCTGCCCATGGCATGCAATCAGTGTTTACAAATAATGGACACAGACTCAATTAGAACATCTGAGTGATTAAAAAAAGGTCATTCCAGTTTATTAAAATCACTCCTACTGTAATCTCATTCCAAGTTATAATCGTTGGATTGACGTTGAAAAGGTGCAGAGTCTGTCTAGACAATGTTTACCCGCTGACGTTGTATAACTACTGATGTACCAAATAGCACCCACATGTATAATATAATTtccccttactctctctctcttccagctaAGTACAAAACTCCAACCATGAGCTCCATCCCTGACACCAACATCCAAGAGAACACAATTGTTACCATTTTCTGCAACTCTACAGGCGGGCCCCAGAAAGGGTTGATCTGGTGGTTTGATCAGTCTGGCACAAACTGCACAGAGAGTGCTGAGCTGGTGGCCAAAGAGACCGACGATGGTCTGTTTAGCCTCGCCAGTAATTTCACAGTGAAGGCAACATCCAGTTACACGAACTACACGTGCAAAGTGCTCAATGTCAATGAAGCCCTGGAGGGGAAGGCTTCATTTGAGATCCAGTTTGTGTCCCGAAACCTAGGTATGTTCTGCCATGGCTGCTACCTAATGGTATGAATATGTTGGTGATGTCATCCTTTGTAAAAGCAGGGCCAAGTCCAAAACCTGCCAATTTATCTCATTCCCTCATCCTGACCCTGATAATTGTAAAACAATTCAGCCTCAATCTAGTCTACTTTTAATATCATAGATGTTTTTTACGACGTCTTTATCACATTTCTGAACGCAATAAAAGTCAGCcattttattttagtcatttagcagacgctcttatccagagtgacttacagttagtgagtgcatacatttttcatactggccccccgtgggaatcgaacccacaaccctggcgttgcaagcgccatgctctaccgactgagctacacggggagaGAACAACATGTCACTGAGGAGTGGAGTAGATACAAAGAATTATAACACTGCCCTAGGTCAGGCCATAACATGCTCCCGAATCTGACTGAACACCTTCCTTGAAACTCGAACAAAAGGAAAATGTTTGTCTTTGTTTGGATAAGAAACAATAGAgcgcaatagtaatggcgtctttttgtaggcactaactccaccacggttcgttggacaaagcctattgagaaaatgaatggagtttttgtagcgtttttggataaacgccaaaaataaggtctgtggtaaacataggcttaggagatcttatacattttgtcctatgagataatcttcatcagtgAACGTAAccttttgtgaattttgaagcatttatgtaatttaataatgcacataaaggcttcataattcataaaggtcatgttaactgactgatattatctcatagaacaaaacgtataagacctcctaaacctgtgttaacctcagaccttattttcggcgtttatctCAAAACCGTATTCTTTCGCCTTTAATTTTtgccataggaatggctgaatgaACCAAGGGTAACTCATttccgggttttaggactacaagctggcaagCTCTATTCATGCGTGTTTCAACAGGAATCTAGAAGATCTTCAATGTTTGCTTAACCCAGTCTACTTGTCATCTGATGAGCTATAGGAAATTACTCGGTTAATCTGATCCAATAGGTCCATAGAGGGGGAAATAATGATAGTGGAGTTGTAACTACCTGCACTAGTTGCAAATTAGAGCTGATAGTCTCCAATATGTCTCTAATGCCCCTTATCATGATTCATAAGTGCAGTCATAATACCTTCTTACCAGAACATTCTGTCTCTGCAGTTGTGTTTCTCATCTCTGGCAGCCATTTTGAATATTATTTCTGACCTGCAGTCCTCAAGCTGTTGTTCTTTAGCCTGGCTGGGAACTTTTAAAGAAAAAGGATCCATCTAATGCCAAAACTAATTGTTCTTAGCAATGGGAAGTAAAgcagccctttcctgcagtcaatggcCAAAAgcaccctctttggcctcatgggtggaattgtattaatatttaatatttttcataatttcacaattataaaataaataaatatttttttaaaacaacgaaaatccggtgtttctatgtcaaacggttttgttatattccAGTCTtctagatttgtttaagactaccaataatctctctgtgtgaccctgatttaccccactgcagtaaaaggttattaaGATGCATTTAGATTAGAACAGAACTCAAGTCTGTGTGTCTGAAATGCCCTGATACTGACTTTGACCCTAGCATAGCTAACCTTTTTCTCTTGACTTCATATGAATTGCCTATTTATTTTGTAACTCCCAATTTTTGTCAATTTTGTCTGTCCAGGTAGTAAAGCTGAAAAGTTGGATTCTGTGTCCACCCCCAAGTGGCTTGTCCCGGTTGTAGTCATAGGATCTCTGATCATTGGACTCCTTGCTGCGCTGCTGTTTTTTAAGAAGCGCTCCGCCCAACGTAAGTACATGAATTGTCATACTCATAAAGTAGAGACTGTTGTGTGTGTATAACTCCATAATATCATTACATGGAGCTTTGATCATGTATCTGATCATGTATCTGTTTGTCATGCTAGCTAGTGCTAGATTAACCTGTACAGAGGCCCTTCCTCTGCCAAGCCTGCATGCTCTGGCAGCCATCCATTTTGGCTTTGCATGGGGGATTACACAACCTGTAATGTTGTCTGGTAACTCAGCCAATCGTTTAGAGTAGTCAAATCAGTGGCATGTTGTGGCATACTATTAACCATGAATAACAGTATAGTTAATACTTAACACAATCCATAATgctattataatataatatacactgagtatacctaacattaggaacaccttcctattatTGAGTTGCAAACTCcttttgacctcagaacagcctcaatttgtcaggggatggcctctacaaggtgttgatagagttccacagggatgctggcccatgttgactccaatgcttcccacagttgtgtcaagttggctggttgtcctttgggtggtggaccattcttgatacacacgggaaactgttgagtgtgaaaaacccagcagtgttgcagttcttgacacgctCAAACCGGTGGGCCTGGCACCTActtccataccccgttcaaaggcacttcaatcttttgtcttgcccattcacgctctcaatggcacacgtacacaatccatgtctcaattgtatcaaggcttaaatcttgctttaacctgtctcctccccttcatctacactgattgaagtcgatttaacaggtgacatcaataagggatcatagctttcacctggattcacctgatttGATCAAAATTATAACTCAACAAATTATTAAATTTTCCAAGGCAAAAGCAATACTCCATAATGCATTCacatagcctgagtgccagtctgtttgggctatcatgccaactccttgtcactcatcgTCATGCGTAAACATCTTTGTCTTGACAATGAGCTATGGAGTTGGCAAGAGTAGTACAGCTATTTGACCAGGCTAGCATTCACATGCTTTTGGTTTGTGAAACTAGCCACTCAGCCTTGGACAGTAAAACTGTGAAACAGTGGCCACTCACCCGGAACACATGTCTGTCTGTTGTCACCCTTCCAAATCTCCTCACTAACCacatcctctctctgttcctctttaCTGTAGCTTCAGAGGGAGATACTTTGTTTGCATTGGGCCCTTATGTCTGATATGCTGTACACACAGTGTCTGTCCTATCAGTCTAGGGCAGGTATGGGGGCCTACAGGGGCAAACATGGGCCTggtttctggtcccagtccgtccctgtatctgtctctgtataATATCTGATATGCTGTGCACACAGTATCTGTCTTAGCTATCCTATTAAACATGACTACTAGGGTGATTGAATGTAGGTCAAAGGGAAGTGTTTCATCACATGCGTCACAAGTGGAGTATAAAATGGAGGCTGGATGATTACTAATTGTTTACCAAACCAGTTGGCGATGATGATGGCTCCGCTTTTGTACTGTTCTCATGGGGAAATCGTAATAATTGACTCACCCCTGTCCTAATTAAGGTAGTTTAGCTGCGTGGCTGTGGTGAAGGGAGATTATTTATTTGGGTCATACTATTATGTAATCCTGGGTGAAATATGGGCCTATCTGCACTGTGAGGGAAGACTTGCTGTCTTGACTAACTTTTCTCTTTCTGCCCAACTGTTAATTCCACTGAACTTTGGAGGATGCAATGCTCCTCTGGAGATTTAAATGTTAGATGACATTCCTCCACATTATGTCACAGATCAGCTTCTCACTTGTTCTTGTCAGTTATAGGTCACAGTGGCCATCCAACAGACAGACATCACGATGAGACATACAGACATCACGATCACTGACTTAGTCTTTTTCTTTTTTAGGTGGCCACCAAACAGATACCAGGCATGATGACGATGTTGAAGCAAAAGGTACTGTGTCCATGTGTTCAATCTACAATTAATATATCTATATTTATATTGTACATCTAAAATGAATATATCTATCTAAAGTATATTGTATCTACATCTACTGTATTTATAATAGAGCTCTTTCTATTCAGTATCATAGCTTCATGGggacatgtttttttaaatgattgATTATCTTGTAGTTAACCTTGTAGTTAACCTTGCAGTTATCATGTAGTTTACATGCTGTCCTTGCTCCTTGTAATGATtagtggtgtctcctgttttTACTTTCTATTTTGTAACAAtatgctctttctctctcattctctccatctttctctctctcgccttctctgtctgtctgtctctgtcggtctctttttctttccctccctccctctccctctctccaggtctAAACAGTGACAGTTCATAGGATCAGCATTCCAGTCTCTAGTAACTGATTAGTTAACTGGCAGTCTCTGGAAGGGACTGTTTCCTTGACGATCAATAAGGGGCTTGTCACCATCACTATCCTTTGATGGACTGTTTCCTGTTAAGTGACAGTCACTTTGGCACTCAGGTCATTCTGATTGAGGCATTTGTTTCTTCTTAATCAGCTGATAATACCAGTCTGTAAGCACTGTGGTTGATGACTGTGGTTGATGACTTTAAAAGCCTATGTTTAAAAGCCTAACATGAATGTTTCTATACAGCAATGTTTTTTTCAtgactgagcaaatttcaggtctgctgagcgtaAACTTGAACGTTgcgaaaattctgtgcaacttccgccgcgtgtttactgtgaacactgaggctgtacccgttttaagttagttttaacagtggtcaagtaggctagtGTGGCTATCATAacgtaggcctaccagagtggcctaccataaaaaacaatggagcaaatgcatcccataacattttaacatggaaatagctgttctattgttcagcctacagtagcaaaaGTGCTTTACCTGACCCCCCcacccattgctgactacaaatgctCAATGAGGCCTACTCTGCACTTTACCCCCTATAACAGACTTTATTGTTGCTACATTTTGTATGTTTTTATATGTGACTTTGTTTGTTATTAATGAGATCATTGAGATGAAAGCTTTTTTACTTTGTTCAGATAAAACATGTAAATCATCTTTTGTATGATATTTTTTGATATATTTCACACTGTGAAATTCCTATTCAAATCCCGCACCTTGATACTGTTCATTAAATATAGGGCAGTAAGAAAGTTTTTACACGGAAAGTTTTGTAAATAGAATGAAAGGAAGCTTTTTAATTGTTGTTTTTAATTACTACAATCTTTAAACAAATAAAGATACAATctttaaacaaatgaaaatcaTAATTGATGGGGAGGCAAATCTGCATTCTTTCATGTTCTAAACTGTTTTAAGGAACCAAAAGCGGGTAACCCATTGTGAGGAAAATGTATATAATTACTGCacaaagaaatatatatatttttcatcatTATGTATTATATAAGTAGTTACAGTACCTGAAGACTAATttttttgcccagcgacagtac encodes:
- the LOC121553986 gene encoding uncharacterized protein LOC121553986; amino-acid sequence: MRNPKMTSATSLLFFAINFACIRAENSSEKFVKLECKTEYHGVYGQQSILECVVKPVDENVTIITVTWKRVGAAADNLLEYHKDKMIPTPGFKFAEPSWNKKNMNVSLLLTNTKMADNGEYECEVETDVGTDKATPSLSVTAKYKTPTMSSIPDTNIQENTIVTIFCNSTGGPQKGLIWWFDQSGTNCTESAELVAKETDDGLFSLASNFTVKATSSYTNYTCKVLNVNEALEGKASFEIQFVSRNLGSKAEKLDSVSTPKWLVPVVVIGSLIIGLLAALLFFKKRSAQRGHQTDTRHDDDVEAKGLNSDSS